The Pseudomonas moraviensis genome contains the following window.
AGCAGGCACAAGACCTGCTCCGCTCCCATGCCTTGAAAGGAGTAGCTCAATGGCCCAATTCGAACCCGGTCATCTGCATATCGAGCGGCACGCGTTGACCGACGATGACGTCAATTACAACGTGCATCTGGACTATGAAGTGTTCACCGATCCGCAGAAAGGCAAAGGGATTCAGTTCACCCTGCATGGCAGCATGCAGGGCAAGGACATGAAGGAAACGTTTTTCCTGCCCAAGGAGGAGGCCTACAACTTCGCCCGTGACGTGACCCGGATCGCCGAGAAGTACGGAATCCCCAAGACCCACAGCCAGATCGGCTCGGTGCACAAGCATTACGACCTGATGTTCGAAGACATTCGGCAGAAGTTGAATATGCAGTCAGGGGATCCGGTCAATCTCGAGCATTTCGAATAAAAATCTAAAGCCCCTCACCCTAACCCTCTCCCAGAGGGAGAGGGGACCGATTGGGGGATGCTGCAGCATTGCGTCGACCTGATCCTGCATCACTGAATCCATAATCGCCCGGTACTTTCAGGTCGATGCATAACCTCAGACACCTCGGTCGGCTCCCTCTCCCTCCGGGAGAGGGCTGGGGTGAGGGTGCTTTTGCTTTCACCTCTCTTCAAGCCCAAGGCATACTTGCGCCCTCCGCTCTGCAGATCACTGAACCGCCCCCATGCGTATCCACGTCAGCTTCATCGACCGCGTCGGCATCACCCAGGAAGTCCTGGCTATCCTCGGTGGGCGCAATCTCAATCTGGATGCGGTGGAGATGATCCCGCCGAACGTCTACATCGACGCGCCGACCCTCAGCCCGCAAGTGCTCGAAGAGCTGAAAGATGCGCTGTTTCGGGTGCTCGGCGTGGTAGCGGTAACCGTGGTCGATATCCTGCCCGGCCAGCGTCGGCATTTGCAGCTCGACGCCCTGCTCGCGGCGATGACCGATCCGGTGTTGGCCCTCGACAGCGCCGGCAAGGTGCTGCTGGCCAACCCGGCGTTGATCGCGTTGTACGGTCGCGAACCCGCTGGCGAAAGCGTGTCGGCGCTGTTCAATGATCCCGGCCTGCTCGGCACCCTGCTCGAAAACGGCTTCCGCCTGCCGCTGCGCGAGATCACCGTCAACGGCCAGACCCTGTTGCTGGATGCCACGCCGATCACCGACGCCGGCGCCCTGCTGACCCTCTATCAACCGAACCGCATCGGCGAACAGCTCTCGGCGCTGCACCACGACCACGCCGAAGGCTTCGACGCGCTGCTCGGCGAATCCCCGGCGATCCGCACCCTCAAGGCCCGCGCGCAAAGGGTCGCGGCGCTCGACGCACCTTTATTGATTCAAGGCGAAACCGGTACCGGCAAAGAACTGGTCGCCCGCGCCTGCCACGCGATCAGCACTCGCCACAGCGCTCCTTTTCTGGCGTTGAACTGCGCAGCGTTGCCGGAAAACCTCGCCGAGAGCGA
Protein-coding sequences here:
- a CDS encoding DUF5064 family protein is translated as MAQFEPGHLHIERHALTDDDVNYNVHLDYEVFTDPQKGKGIQFTLHGSMQGKDMKETFFLPKEEAYNFARDVTRIAEKYGIPKTHSQIGSVHKHYDLMFEDIRQKLNMQSGDPVNLEHFE
- a CDS encoding sigma-54-dependent transcriptional regulator — translated: MRIHVSFIDRVGITQEVLAILGGRNLNLDAVEMIPPNVYIDAPTLSPQVLEELKDALFRVLGVVAVTVVDILPGQRRHLQLDALLAAMTDPVLALDSAGKVLLANPALIALYGREPAGESVSALFNDPGLLGTLLENGFRLPLREITVNGQTLLLDATPITDAGALLTLYQPNRIGEQLSALHHDHAEGFDALLGESPAIRTLKARAQRVAALDAPLLIQGETGTGKELVARACHAISTRHSAPFLALNCAALPENLAESELFGYAPGAFTGAARGGKPGLMELANQGTVFLDEIGEMSPYLQAKLLRFLNDGSFRRVGGDREVKVNVRILSATHRDLEKMVSEGLFREDLFYRLNVLNVEVPPLRERGQDILLLARYFMQQACAQIQRPVCRLAPGTYPALLGNRWPGNVRQLQNVIFRAAAICESSLVDIGDLDIAGTSVARQADTDVDSLEQAVESFERELLEKLYVSYPSTRQLASRLQTSHTAIAHRLRKYGIPNKP